The window CGTTGCGGCGGCGGCGCGAGGGCCGGTGATCGGTTTCTTTCCGCTGCGGTCGAAGAGTGCAGGGGAACTGGTGATGGGCGAGGACGATCGCCATCTCGACTTCCGGCTCGCGGTCCAGCTGCGCGCGGATGCGGCAGGCGGCAGGGAACTTGTCCTGGTGACCGTAGTGCATTGCCATAACTGGCTGGGACGGACGTACCTCGCGGTAATCACACCGTTCCATCGTGTCATCGCGCGGGCTAGTCTGGAACAGGCGGCAAGGAAGCAAACTACGGCACGGGCGTGCCCTTGATCGCCCGCTCCCAGGTGCAGCCGGTTGATCAGCCGCGAGCGCTTCACGTACCCCGGCGGGTGCTGCGGCCGCGGCGGCTCGCCCTGCAGCGTGCGCGCGCCCGAACTGCGTGTAGCCGCAGCCTTCGGCATTGGCCTTGGCGCTTACCCGGAACACGCTGAACTTGTCCGAATAGAACGCCTGCGGCTTGCCGTGCCGCTCGAGGTAGGCCCGGGTGGCGATGAAATAGGCGGGATTCGTAAGGATGCGTTCGTTGACGCCAGTGCACTGCCGACCTTTCCGAGAAGCAGCGACGAACCGGCCATCTTGCAGGCGCGCGATGCCTTGTGCCGTGCCATGGCGACCGAGGTAGCTGTCTGCCCTGGCCCAGGGCATATCCGCCTGGAGGTTGATGCAAATCAAATCGCCTCGTCTCCGCAGGGAATGAGCACTAGATCATGAGATTTCCTCAGTCACAAATAGAAATCCTCTTTTACTATTGGCCAGGGATCAAAGGAAGGTCGCATCCCTTTGGCGCCGACCCCCTGCTTACCAACCGTGAGAGGCTGAACAGGTGTTCCCGTGCCATACGATGTTTGACTGTTTGAGCGCTGGAAGGCCTCATCGGGCCGCCAGCGCTGGTGATAAAAATCACGGAAGGCGCAGCCGGATGGTGGTACCTGCCGAACAGATAGGTAATGTGCAGGCTGGCGAGATCCGAGGGATGCGCCGATCAAAACCGCTACCGTCGCAGAACGATGCTGTGCGCAACGAGACCACAGGCTGTTGCGGCAGCCGCCCCTTCCGCCCCTAGGAGATAGATGATGTGTTTCGCCTGCGTAAATCTCTCATTGGTCCCGCTGTTGAACGTCGACCCCGATAGCGAAGCCGAACTCGATGGGCAACCGTTGCAGTTGTCACGACGTCGCGCCATTGCGTTTGGACTAAGTACTGTCGCTGGCACTCTCCTTGGCGTACCGTACCGCGCCAATGCAGCCGACCAGAGTCAAAACGATACGATAACTATCTTCCGCAACGGCAAGATCTATACGGTCGAACAATCGCAACCATGGGCTGAAGCGGTAGTCGTCAAAGGCGAGCACATTGTTTATGTTGGCGACAACCAGGGCGCGACGCAGTTTTCCGGAACGACAGCGACTGTTATCGATCTTGAAGGTCGCATGATGTTGCCTGGGTTCATCGAGTCTCACAGTCATTTGTCGACATTTGGTTTTGCTGCAGGGGCCTGGGTCAACCACGAAGACCCTGAAGAAATATATGCGGCAATACGCGAATATGCGAAAAGCCATCCGGATCAGCAGCTTATATCTGGCTTTGGCTGGATGGCCTCAAATTTTCCCGCCACAGGCCCGAAGAAGGAAGCACTTGATGCCATCGTGGCCGACCGCCCAGTCCTTTTGATCAGCAATGACCTGCATAATTACTGGGCGAATTCAAAGTTTCTCGAAATGGCCGGAATTACCAAGGACACGCCACGTGATGTCGTACCTGGCCAGTCATGGTATGAGAAAGATGACAGAACCGGCGAACCAACTGGCTTTATAAGCGAGGTCCCGGCCCTATTTTCCGCACTAGGAAAACTAAAGCGAGAGCATGGTATTGATTTTCTCCCCACCGAAAGTGTGGCCAGTGCCATCGAGGACTGGCAGCTTCGGCTGGCCAGTGCAGGAATTACCACCGTTTTTGATGCTGGATTCGTCCTCTGGCCAGATAGTCAACATATCGGATACGAAATCTTCCAGAGTATCGAGCGACGGGGAAAACTGCGCCACCGGGTCATCGGTTCGTACTATCACAACAATCCGGATGTCGATCCATTCCCTATCCTGAGGAAACATCGCCAGCGCTATCAAAGTAAGCTTGTGCAGGCCAGCGTGTTAAAGCTACTGGCAGATGGGACAGAACTAACGCGTACCGCTTACTATCTACAACCTTATGCCAATCAACCGGACTGGCGGGGAGAGCCGATATTTCCACAGGCGACCTTAGATCGCCTGATTCGAGAAGCCGATGCCGAGGGAATCGACACGCACATCCATTGCACCGGCGACGCTGCAGTGCGGATGTCGCTGGACGCAATCGAAGCCGCGCAGAATACGCGTACTGGTAAAGGCTCGCGTCATACGATCTGCCATGC of the Cupriavidus malaysiensis genome contains:
- a CDS encoding amidohydrolase encodes the protein MMCFACVNLSLVPLLNVDPDSEAELDGQPLQLSRRRAIAFGLSTVAGTLLGVPYRANAADQSQNDTITIFRNGKIYTVEQSQPWAEAVVVKGEHIVYVGDNQGATQFSGTTATVIDLEGRMMLPGFIESHSHLSTFGFAAGAWVNHEDPEEIYAAIREYAKSHPDQQLISGFGWMASNFPATGPKKEALDAIVADRPVLLISNDLHNYWANSKFLEMAGITKDTPRDVVPGQSWYEKDDRTGEPTGFISEVPALFSALGKLKREHGIDFLPTESVASAIEDWQLRLASAGITTVFDAGFVLWPDSQHIGYEIFQSIERRGKLRHRVIGSYYHNNPDVDPFPILRKHRQRYQSKLVQASVLKLLADGTELTRTAYYLQPYANQPDWRGEPIFPQATLDRLIREADAEGIDTHIHCTGDAAVRMSLDAIEAAQNTRTGKGSRHTICHAFLTDPADIPRFKKLGVVANTQIQWGVYDPYQLKVRDILGEERWHRMYSFKSFFKAGATVSLGTDALATGYKVVYKPLEVIQSGMTRQTVGREDGPFLPPATERLSLAELIHGYTINGAYQLRREHELGSIKAGKLADLIVLERNLFEVSTQEVSKVKIQLTMMNGGITHRDGV
- a CDS encoding DUF2867 domain-containing protein, whose protein sequence is MINAHKAYAIPMPSDSILAPLYRGADLLDAYAVQLPAGASDDLEVLARAGFERQAWWIRALTRVRDTIMATVGVKSSRAVGVAAAARGPVIGFFPLRSKSAGELVMGEDDRHLDFRLAVQLRADAAGGRELVLVTVVHCHNWLGRTYLAVITPFHRVIARASLEQAARKQTTARACP